A DNA window from Mastomys coucha isolate ucsf_1 unplaced genomic scaffold, UCSF_Mcou_1 pScaffold21, whole genome shotgun sequence contains the following coding sequences:
- the Znf48 gene encoding zinc finger protein 48 has product MEASSVDEFEHTPQESNGPEFKEEEQLAPGHEVGNASLKPEGIQSWDDLWVRREGLGKRQPRDPVPRVLGEPRWGQGSNDRAAVCGECGKSFRQMSDLVKHQRTHTGEKPYKCGVCGKGFGDSSARIKHQRTHTGEKPYRVRPPAPGPPKMPRSRIPAGERPTICGECGKSFRQSSDLVKHQRTHTGEKPYKCGICGKGFGDSSARIKHQRTHRGDQLPRPVVPRRQPSPAAPAAPHRPKAQDKPYICTDCGKRFVLSCSLLSHQRSHLGPKPFGCDVCGKEFARGSDLVKHLRVHTGEKPYLCPECGKGFADSSARVKHLRTHSGQRPHACPECNRSFSLSSTLLRHRLTHVEPQDFSFSAYPVVPLIPSPPPPPLGTSPSLTPRSPSHSSDATFGLPGLEPEPGGPQAGEPPPPLAGDKPHKCPECGKGFRRSSDLVKHHRVHTGEKPYLCPECGKGFADSSARVKHLRTHQGERTRPLPPSTLLRPHNPPGSVPIVPQSRVRGQPSGPSQLHVCGFCGKEFPRSSDLVKHRRTHTGEKPYKCAECGKGFGDSSARIKHQRGHLALRPFGVGDGRPTPLPEESSAGME; this is encoded by the coding sequence ATGGAGGCTTCTTCGGTGGATGAGTTTGAACATACACCACAGGAGAGCAATGGGCCAGAATTCAAGGAAGAGGAACAGTTAGCCCCAGGTCACGAAGTAGGAAATGCTTCTCTCAAACCCGAAGGCATTCAGAGCTGGGATGACTTATGGGTCCGCAGAGAGGGACTTGGAAAGCGTCAGCCTCGAGACCCAGTTCCTCGGGTCCTGGGAGAACCCCGGTGGGGACAGGGCAGTAATGACCGAGCTGCAGTGTGTGGTGAGTGTGGCAAGAGCTTCAGGCAGATGTCCGATTTGGTAAAACACCAAAGGACTCACACAGGGGAGAAGCCCTACAAGTGTGGCGTCTGTGGCAAGGGCTTTGGGGACAGCTCAGCCCGAATCAAACATCAACGAACTCACACTGGCGAGAAACCCTACAGGGTCCGTCCTCCGGCCCCAGGCCCTCCCAAGATGCCTCGATCTCGGATTCCTGCTGGTGAACGCCCCACTATCTGTGGTGAGTGTGGCAAGAGCTTCCGGCAGAGCTCTGATCTGGTAAAACACCAGCggacacacacaggagagaagccctacaAGTGTGGCATCTGTGGCAAGGGCTTTGGGGACAGTTCTGCCCGGATAAAGCACCAGCGGACACACAGAGGGGATCAGCTCCCCCGCCCAGTGGTCCCCCGACGGCAGCCATCCCCAGCGGCTCCGGCAGCCCCACACAGACCTAAGGCCCAGGACAAGCCATATATCTGCACTGACTGTGGCAAGAGGTTTGTGCTCAGCTGCAGCCTACTGAGCCACCAACGCAGTCACTTAGGCCCCAAACCCTTCGGTTGTGATGTATGTGGGAAGGAGTTTGCACGGGGCTCTGACCTGGTGAAGCATCTGCGGGTACACACAGGTGAGAAGCCCTACCTGTGCCCTGAGTGTGGCAAGGGCTTTGCTGATAGCTCCGCCCGGGTGAAGCACCTCCGCACCCACAGTGGCCAGAGGCCTCATGCCTGCCCAGAATGTAACCGTAGCTTTAGCCTCAGCTCCACTCTTCTTCGGCACCGCCTCACCCACGTGGAACCCCAGGACTTCAGTTTCTCAGCCTACCCAGTGGTCCCACTCATCCCCagcccacctccacctcctcttgGCACCAGTCCCTCACTGACGCCCCGAAGCCCTTCACACTCCAGTGATGCGACTTTTGGCCTACCTGGCTTGGAACCAGAGCCTGGGGGCCCACAGGCTGGGGAGCCGCCCCCACCACTGGCAGGTGACAAGCCCCATAAGTGTCCTGAGTGTGGCAAAGGTTTCCGCCGAAGCTCTGATCTGGTGAAACACCACCGTGTGCACACAGGGGAGAAACCCTACCTCTGTCCTGAGTGTGGCAAAGGTTTTGCTGACAGTTCTGCCAGAGTCAAGCACCTCCGCACCCACCAGGGTGAACGCACTAGACCACTACCACCATCTACTCTCCTGCGGCCCCATAATCCACCTGGTTCTGTACCCATAGTCCCTCAGTCTCGGGTGCGGGGCCAGCCCTCTGGACCCAGCCAGcttcatgtgtgtggcttctgtggGAAAGAGTTCCCCCGGAGCTCAGATTTAGTCAAACACAGGCgtacacatactggagagaagccataCAAATGTGCAGAGTGTGGCAAGGGCTTCGGTGACAGCTCTGCTCGTATAAAGCACCAGCGTGGGCATCTGGCCTTAAGGCCCTTTGGGGTAGGGGATGGTCGGCCAACGCCCCTCCCAGAGGAGTCATCAGCTGGAATGGAGTGA
- the Znf771 gene encoding zinc finger protein 771 isoform X2: MNGRPGAPPRPRLRSRGLRRAPNRPSPRPGAARAPNLGLDTKMPGEQQAEEEEEEEMQEEMVLLVKGEEEEGEEKYEVVKLKIPVDNKEVASQMPAPSADPARPHACPDCGRAFARRSTLAKHARTHTGERPFACTECGRCFSQKSALTKHGRTHTGERPYQCPECDKRFSAASNLRQHRRRHTGEKPYACAHCGRRFAQSSNYAQHLRVHTGEKPYACPDCGRAFGGSSCLARHRRTHTGERPYACADCGTRFAQSSALAKHRRVHTGEKPHRCAVCGRRFGHRSNLAEHARTHTGERPYPCTECGRRFRLSSHFIRHRRAHMRRRLYICAGCGRDFKLPASATAATPTERCPECEGS, encoded by the exons ATGAATGGCCGCCCCggggccccgccccgcccccgcctccGGAGCCGCGGCCTTCGCAGAGCACCCAACCGCCCCTCGCCCAGGCCCGGGGCCGCACGAGCACCGAACCTCGGGCTG GACACCAAGATGCCTGGCGAAcagcaggcagaggaggaggaggaggaagagatgcagGAGGAGATGGTGCTGCTGGtgaagggtgaggaggaggagggtgaggagaagTATGAGGTGGTGAAACTCAAGATCCCTGTGGACAACAAGGAG GTTGCCAGCCAGATGCCAGCGCCGTCGGCCGACCCGGCGCGCCCCCACGCGTGCCCAGACTGCGGCCGCGCCTTTGCGCGCCGCTCCACACTAGCCAAACATGCGCGCACCCACACGGGCGAGCGTCCCTTTGCATGCACGGAATGCGGCCGGTGCTTCTCGCAGAAGTCGGCGCTGACCAAGCATGGCCGCACGCATACGGGCGAGCGACCCTACCAGTGCCCGGAATGCGACAAGCGCTTCTCCGCCGCCTCGAACCTGCGGCAGCACCGGCGGCGTCACACGGGCGAGAAGCCGTACGCATGCGCACACTGCGGGCGGCGCTTTGCGCAGAGCTCCAATTACGCGCAGCATCTGCGCGTGCACACGGGCGAGAAGCCTTACGCGTGCCCGGACTGCGGACGAGCCTTCGGCGGAAGTTCGTGCCTGGCGCGCCACCGACGCACGCACACGGGCGAGCGCCCGTACGCATGCGCCGACTGCGGCACGCGCTTCGCTCAGAGCTCGGCGCTGGCCAAGCACCGGCGCGTGCACACGGGCGAGAAGCCGCACCGCTGCGCCGTGTGCGGCCGGCGCTTCGGCCACCGTTCCAACCTGGCGGAGCATGCGCGCACGCATACGGGCGAGCGGCCCTACCCGTGCACGGAGTGCGGCCGGCGCTTCCGCCTCAGCTCACACTTCATCCGCCACCGTCGCGCGCACATGCGGCGCCGCCTCTACATCTGCGCGGGCTGCGGCCGAGACTTCAAGCTACCCGCCAGTGCCACAGCCGCCACGCCCACCGAGCGCTGCCCGGAGTGCGAGGGCAGCTGA
- the Znf771 gene encoding zinc finger protein 771 isoform X1, with product MAAPGPRPAPASGAAAFAEHPTAPRPGPGPHEHRTSGCAPPQDTKMPGEQQAEEEEEEEMQEEMVLLVKGEEEEGEEKYEVVKLKIPVDNKEVASQMPAPSADPARPHACPDCGRAFARRSTLAKHARTHTGERPFACTECGRCFSQKSALTKHGRTHTGERPYQCPECDKRFSAASNLRQHRRRHTGEKPYACAHCGRRFAQSSNYAQHLRVHTGEKPYACPDCGRAFGGSSCLARHRRTHTGERPYACADCGTRFAQSSALAKHRRVHTGEKPHRCAVCGRRFGHRSNLAEHARTHTGERPYPCTECGRRFRLSSHFIRHRRAHMRRRLYICAGCGRDFKLPASATAATPTERCPECEGS from the exons ATGGCCGCCCCggggccccgccccgcccccgcctccGGAGCCGCGGCCTTCGCAGAGCACCCAACCGCCCCTCGCCCAGGCCCGGGGCCGCACGAGCACCGAACCTCGGGCTG CGCCCCGCCTCAGGACACCAAGATGCCTGGCGAAcagcaggcagaggaggaggaggaggaagagatgcagGAGGAGATGGTGCTGCTGGtgaagggtgaggaggaggagggtgaggagaagTATGAGGTGGTGAAACTCAAGATCCCTGTGGACAACAAGGAG GTTGCCAGCCAGATGCCAGCGCCGTCGGCCGACCCGGCGCGCCCCCACGCGTGCCCAGACTGCGGCCGCGCCTTTGCGCGCCGCTCCACACTAGCCAAACATGCGCGCACCCACACGGGCGAGCGTCCCTTTGCATGCACGGAATGCGGCCGGTGCTTCTCGCAGAAGTCGGCGCTGACCAAGCATGGCCGCACGCATACGGGCGAGCGACCCTACCAGTGCCCGGAATGCGACAAGCGCTTCTCCGCCGCCTCGAACCTGCGGCAGCACCGGCGGCGTCACACGGGCGAGAAGCCGTACGCATGCGCACACTGCGGGCGGCGCTTTGCGCAGAGCTCCAATTACGCGCAGCATCTGCGCGTGCACACGGGCGAGAAGCCTTACGCGTGCCCGGACTGCGGACGAGCCTTCGGCGGAAGTTCGTGCCTGGCGCGCCACCGACGCACGCACACGGGCGAGCGCCCGTACGCATGCGCCGACTGCGGCACGCGCTTCGCTCAGAGCTCGGCGCTGGCCAAGCACCGGCGCGTGCACACGGGCGAGAAGCCGCACCGCTGCGCCGTGTGCGGCCGGCGCTTCGGCCACCGTTCCAACCTGGCGGAGCATGCGCGCACGCATACGGGCGAGCGGCCCTACCCGTGCACGGAGTGCGGCCGGCGCTTCCGCCTCAGCTCACACTTCATCCGCCACCGTCGCGCGCACATGCGGCGCCGCCTCTACATCTGCGCGGGCTGCGGCCGAGACTTCAAGCTACCCGCCAGTGCCACAGCCGCCACGCCCACCGAGCGCTGCCCGGAGTGCGAGGGCAGCTGA